The Oreochromis niloticus isolate F11D_XX linkage group LG18, O_niloticus_UMD_NMBU, whole genome shotgun sequence DNA window CTAGTAGCTTAACTAAATAAAAACCAGAACCATAGGAAGAAAACTTGCCTCTTagcaagagaagagaagaggctttctcctggtgACCTTTCTACACaaaccatacttgttcagtcttttcaaATTGTGCTGCAATAAAATTTAACTTTTAACAtgctttggatttttttttgtttctctgagcGATGCACAGTCTGAGCTTCGGGTGAATTTGCACacaatttgtgtgtgcgtgtttcatAAAAACAGTCACTCTTCAGTGTTTAAATTACCTGTCTCATGTGTTTGCGGCTTGCAGGTGTGGTTGCATCCTCGTAAATCGCTGCAAGGTGTCACGGTCACAGAATACGCTGTGTTGCAACTCAAATCTGAGAGCGCACACACCGGTGCTGTGTCGTTGCAGTGGATGACGTCTTTAGTCTGTGCTGCTGTCGTCTCATACAGTTCGGCTCCTTTGACTGGTGTCCACATGATTTCCAGGGTCTCCGTAGAAACCAGCTTTATCATAACATCCTGTGGGCAACAAGGGACTGAGGAGGAGGCGGAGAGgagaaattaattaaaaataatttttaaaaaggcaaataaccacacacacacccaactGTGAGTTTCTCTTAGTTTGATCTTAAACCTGCTGTAGCTTTAAAGTTGGGTTATACATTTTGTCTGCACTTCTTATAGCAAACAGGCTCACTGAGCAGAAAAAGCCACAGCTGAAACTTGAGACATGATGGCTGGGCTCCATATGCCCGAGAAAGCTTATCAGTATTTCAGTTTTGTGAAAAACATGGCACACCTATAGTTTATACAGTTGGAATTACATGTGGGCTTTTTCTGTTATGACAACTCAGGCTCAATcatgaaaatgacttttttcttAAACAATAGCACTATAGTGGTTACTTCAGGGAAGTTTACCTCTAGTTCCTACAAAGGACTtttgaaatgaagaaaaaactccATGAGAAACAAGCATAAACAAAAGCACTGGCCTGATCCTACAGGACGATACTGGATGGATAGTTCTGGGTTGGAGCAGACTGTATTAATAGTGGTGCTGCTGTATATGTGGGTGCTTCCGTGTAAAAGTCATACTGGTGGTGTAGTTGCGGACATGTCCATAAGGGCTGGAGCCAGCCTGGTTGTAGGGGAATACGGTAGTGAGGTAGGTGTAGCCACACATGCAGGAAAATGGGCAGGTAGTTACACTGGTGTTACAGAACGTCTCCATTCCATCATCCCGCTTTATGAACGCCATGTAGTACTCCACCAGTGGCACTCCGTCCCACATCACGGAGCAGTTACCCGCTCTGGGCTCCTCCACCCAGATGTTCTCTGGCGGACATGGGTCTGTCAGAGAGAGACAATGGTCCTCAGGCAACAGTAATAGACTTCACTTATGAAATAACCCATGTGATAATTTGTCAAATATAGCTTGATGATCTGGTCACATCTGTAAAAACTTGTGGCTAGCTTAGCTTAGTGACTGAAAATAGCTAAAGGAATTCAggattattcttttttttcactaaaTTCACAAAGAATTAGcagcacaggtcagctgatcacagcctgtacactaaATCTGGAGCTCACAACAgaaattattgtgtttttatttgtcacaaaAAGGTTCCAGTTGCAATTTGTtttagtggccacttgaggctggttCAAAAACTAAGCCaatccccatagactcccaagataaaatgtttagttttacaGCAGAGCACAGGGTGGTTAAaagagcaacaacaacaacaacaaaactaagCAAAAACTGCTTTGGTCTCAACAGATAATTTAGTTCTTCATGACATTGATAGATGTCTTTTTAAGGTACAATTTTGCATTCACAGATAGTGTAGCTACTTTGAGAACAATGGGCTTTCAGCTTCACTTGAGCCAATTAGAAACAAGAGCAGGATTTCTCAATCATGTCTGTGGTGTTTGTGCTATGCTTGATGATTAGTTAGTTGTACAGCCCGTTCAAGAGGTCTGTGACCAGTTTTGATAAttgaaattctagtattttaaTTTGATGCTACTGAAAGCTAATTTCACCCAAAGTTTTGAGAGTGctttaaatgaataataatataaaacaaacaaacatacattaTGAATGATATACCCACATGTTATGTAGTTAGCTGGTTGAGAGGGGCTGCTGGGTCCAGCATCGTTATAGGCTATGACATAGACTGAGTGGTTTTGTCCACAGTCCGCAGGATTAATGTAACagtaattgttttctgtggAACAGTTTTGGCCGTTAGAGGTCCAGACTAAGTAGAGATTAGCACCCCTCACTTGCGACCAGAATACAGCGATCCCAAGAGCCCGTCCTGGAGTCACCTGAACGTGAGTCACATCTGGGCTCTGAGGACCTGGAAATGAAACCACAATGAAATCAATAACAGCAGTCATGACTGGTCCTCTGGTACGGGTTCAAATGTTTATCAGCCTAATTTTCGGTAAGGTTTCTTACGTGTAATTTGACAGgcagtgacatcatcaccagTGCGACCCTCAGAGTCCCATGCCGTGCCCTTAATACAGTATGTAGTTCCTGGTTCAAGGTCATCAAACGTCACAGTGGTGTCAGTGGTGTTGAGTTTGAGGCGGGTGCTGGATCCCTCTCGGATGATGACCAGCGTGTAGAGGACGGCGTCCTTCACTGGGTCCCAGGTCACAAGGATGGTGCCATTGGTAGGAGAGGATGTGTTCAAGTTGGGAGCCATTACAACTGCAGATGTGATCAGGTGGAGAATGAAGAGATAATGGGATTAATGgggaataaaaaacaaacaaacaacaaagaaaccTTACTTCTCCTCTCcctgttcccatttctttataaGATATGAAATAGAAACTACTTTCCTGTGATCCTGTTACATTCAGTTACCCTTCAGGATGGGAGACAACCTAGTTCTCAtggtttctcttttcatttatGAATCCTATGAGTGGATACAGTTTCCACCCTTGTGTTAGTTGCAAAGACTTGAGCACCTGTGACAATGGGCCGTGAAATGGCAAGCCACTATTGCCAGTGGAGTGAGATAACAAGTTATTGTTCTAAGGAGGAACAGAAACCTGTGTTTCACTCTTTATAGGCTGATTACCCTCTTTACGGTAAAGTGGAACTAGAAGATCATCGTTTAATAAGTGCACTGTCAGTCACACCCGACTTGACCCTCTCAGAATCAGCTGATTCTTTTGTAATGAGTGCATCCAAATTTTAccttcatatttttaaaatttctgagTTAGATGACCTCAGGGTACAACATTTAGAAATTTCACTgctaaaaattatatttaactTGTGTTTTGAACTGCAATCAGATGAAGAAGAATCAATGGATGATTTCAGTATGGTATAGCAGATACAGTCACAATTGCAAGTGTTTTCTCCTTTAAGTCTTCCTCTATTTGTGAATAAAAGGAACATATCATACTATCCTTCCACTGTCACAAGAGAAAactgtcacaagaaaaacaggcAATGAAGCAAAAAACTGCAGTGAGGACACCCACTGATCCAGAGACCCTCCATGATCCAGGCTATTGTGCATGATCAGACAGCAAGGATTTCAAGACCCTTAATTTGATCCAGACTATTAACATAGGCTGAATGTGCAAACAGCCATGTAGTTTCTCCATTTACAGCCCCAAGCTACATGCATgaatgtttatatataaatgactAGAAAAAGGCTACTTTCACCTACTCCCTCACTTACAAGCGGTCAAAGCAGCTAGCTCTGCATGCAGGGGCAAATCCAAAATTGTCTCACAAGGGTGGCCATATGGGGGCCCCTAAAAATATTGGGGTGGCACATCATAAAATAgaattttcaattttattatgCTCTTGTCAAATACAGGTTAAATATGGCAAAAAAGGGAGAATTACtatttgggggtggggggggggtggggTAGGGGGACATGGAATGGTCCGAAAATTTCTTTTAGCTCGTTTCAGATATTGACGTACCTGTCCTGGCCTCTGTGGGGTAGGATGGCTGGCTTCTCCCGCCTGAGTTGACGGACATGACGCTGAGGACGTAGTCTGTGTATGGCTGGAGCTCCACTATGGTGCCTGGAGAGCTGCTCACAGTGCTCTCCTTGAAGAAATCACCTGTCTTTGACTCTGCCCTCAGGATGTAGCTGGTTGCTCCAGATACCTCTGTGAACTCAACAGTGATGCTGTCGCTGTTTTTGGAGTAGGCTTGCCCAATGCTGGGTACATCAGGGGCTAAGGAGCAGATGGCAGATGTCAGTCAGATagattccaaaataaaagcttttctaTTCACAAGAGAAGTATAATGTATCactgaaaaaccaaaacaaaacaaacaaacaaacaccttTTGGGTTATTATCTCAAAATTTCTACCTACTAACTcatatttcttaaaaaaataactcaactTTGAGAAAATAACTTCAAATTTCAAGTTTCAAGTCAGAATTTTGAGACAATAACCCAAACTGTAGACTAATGGATGacaaaatctttttctttttcagaagcAAAAACAATTTTCCATAACAACGCCTTTAAGAATGCCACTTACAATATTACAGATGCAGCGGTTGACCACAACTACTAAATTTAAGTGAAGTTCTCAATAAAATCTCCTTTTTACATTACAGTTTActacatgtaaaaaaacaaacatttacattcttacattcatacatatatatttatatgttacTGACAGTTTgcacagtattttatttgagaATTCTGAAATGACTGCATAGGGCAGCAGTTTGTTATTTCCTCACGGTATCAGAAAAGCCTCTTGAGACCTGAGCACTTGGTTAGAGTGGATTTCAAATTTGTCTTTGATATTCGAGGTTAGCTGAGTCCAATAAATGTAAAACTTATTTCTATACTAATATTTTTTAAGTATGTCCTCATATAAAACAGtgggtttattttacagcaaACCATAAGTCATTTTTGTTTAAAGTATAAAACCTTCTATTTAGCAGAATGCAGCACAAACAgcaaaaaagctgaaatgtaaTGTCTTCATATGAGGACACGGAGTCTTAGGAGGATAACAAAAATGATTGTGTTGTCTGTGAAAACATGGAAAATGTGCAACATAATTTGAAATAGCCCAAACAGTTGTCTGAATTGTCTTTCTGGCTGTTCCATGTAACAAAGAGTGATgatataaaaaagagaaaagcagcagaaaaaattTAACAAGAAAATTTTCACTTTTAATTTAATCATGTATGACCAAAAGTATTTGGGgtattttataaatattaaatagaATTACTTAACAACACACAACACAAGTAAAATGTTTGGCCAAACTATCTCATTAATATATGCacgaaaataaataaataaataaattaataatgcAAAAAATGATAACTTTAAACAATTCAATTACCTGTAAATCTTCCatgtaattattttttacatagatacactgtaaaatgtttcatttgacTAGATTCCCTTCAATGTAATGTACTTTATTGTTGGTGTGTAATCAGTTGATACCAAGCACATTTTCCTTAATGATTaactatatgaataaataaacctttgattttCTATATTTTAAGTTGTATTTTACTCAGAATTATTGCTTCATGTTTATTTATCAATGGTTTgttcctttgttttttctgatgTTACCGACCTGTCGTCTCCTCAGTCTTTGCACTGCTGAGCACTCTGAGATTATTGTCCATAGCTTCTAATTGCATGGTGTACACCGTGTTTGGTGACAGGGAGTTAACTGAGCCCATGACTGTGTTGCCACCGAACTGAGCAAAGACGGGTCTTTCCGGGGAGTTCTTGGGGGTTGCTGTGATCTTGTAGGAGCTGGCACCAGTGTGGCCGCTCCACTGCACTGTCATGCTCTTTGATGTCACCGTGAACACTGACAACCTGATGTCTGAAGAAGATAAAGGAGAAAGTGTGATTAAAGGGGAATGTGATTAATTTACATCTTAAAGTATCTCAAATATGAAAGAAGCTCTGTTACCATTTTGAGCCAAGCATatctgaaaatgagaaaaaaaagtcagtttaatGAATGAAACAGTGAATGATCTTGTTAATGAAAGTCAGGAAATACAGTCAATTAAAGACAAGGGTATCCTTCCAAAGATAGTAAGCTACTGGTATTCCACATTATATCCTGAGGCAAATTATGCCCTGTATCACATTCTCAGAGCATGAGAGGCAGCAGGCTGCACATTACCTTCACTCAACACAGATTTCAGGACTGGTCAGTGCAGGTATTTCTTTCAGGTCGGAATGAATTTGTCTATTGAGGTACGGCTGGGCATGCCACACGCACTTGTTGAAAGCCGTGATACTCAAAAGGGCCTGTGTTCATATGTCTCAGAAGTCCTCTACTCCCTGCTCTCTATCTGGATTTATGCAGCATGCACAATATCAAAACATTTTACCTCTGATGTGGAAAACACTGTAAATTAATTTGGTTTAAATTAACGCTGAATGAGAAAATAAGAACATCTTACCCCAGTGAAGgtcaataaaaagaaaagcttcAGCATCTTTAACTGCAACGTTCCCATGCCCTCAGTGTTTTTCTGCTATCCACTGCCTCGAGGTGAGATGCCTGATGCTGTTTCTCAAACTGATTTTAGGGAAGCAACTTGGTCTTAAATTTTTGACTTTCTTCTCTTTCTATCTACCTTCCTCTCTCTCCAACATGAAATGACAGGTGTGTTATTGTTTCAGCAAATACCAAAGAGCCCACAGGCTGTAACTCCTCCCCTCAGGGGTATCCGTCTGCCTCTTGCCTATCAGACCTAGACAAGGAAGCTCACCTTTGTTAGATGAAGATGTTGATGATAACACTCATATAACAaatgaatgtttgttttttctagtcTTTATGCCgtgaatgaaaaaaacaagcacaatacTTTCCTGTATTATTGAAGATCTTACCTATCCCTGTGAGGACAAAAGAAGGTTACAGTATATCATATTCCACTGAGGCGTGGCGTGCTCTTTTGTGGGAACTGACCTCAAACTTTTAATTTAGGACAACATGTCTTATCATTGATTCCGAGTATTGTCAGCAAATGTATTGCACGACTGAATGCATAATCTGATATGATTTGCgtccacatttttcttttcttatttagtAACGTTTGTGGTCAACTTATTTGTTAAGGTTAAAAAATTGATATACAGTTCACCCAATATAAAAGTGCTCACAACAAAACTCCTCTTTCTCTACCTCAACCAGCCAATTTAAAAGACCATTTCTGACCTGAATAAAAAGCACATAAAAACCCCTCCAAATGTGATCAGCATATCTGCTGAGAGACATGTCTGGGGCTGGGGAGAACATACATGAACACATATGACAGACGGGGAAACACAAGGACGGAACTGGAACTGCATGACTGGGACCCGGGGAACAAGGAAGTGAGAGATGGGGAGAGGGGGAGACATAAACACAGATGACACAACAGACACATATTGGCGAGACACAAGAGGAACATAATAGACAAGAAACTAATCTGGGAATAAAAGGGAACTGCAGAGTATGGAAAGAATAAACTCAAGACTACTTAATGGAACCTAAATCATCattataatacaaaaaacactcaCTTGGACTtgaatttctttgaactgttcatTTTGccgggtggaatgattgtaaaGCATGCATACATGATTTGAATTTCTCTGATTCCCGCAGGGTCAAAAGTGCATATTTAGGCTTAAATATATACATCCACCCCCACTGATATTTTGTTAAATGTCTCTTGCAAGTTGCACTTCGACCACATGATTTTGGTTGCCATAAAAAAACTTCGGGCAGAACAACAAcgaaattcaatatctcaaaacaacaaaaactgagcACAGTCTGGCACCAGCGGGCTGCGGCAGTGACAGGAAAAGACACACAAAGCTGTCTGATAGAAACTACCAGTAAGAAGAGACAGTTTCTGTAGCACCTACAGGCCAGCAGCAATGGGCAGTAACACTGTCAGATGAGCACAATAAGGAAAAGGACAAAAGTTGATTTGAACTAAAGACAGGTTTTGtcctgaaaaacaaatatgACCTGACACAGATTAGATGTGTCTCCTTTTCCATGTTGGTGTGCATCGTTCTAGGgaagaaagtaaaataatagAAGCAGGGTGTTCAATTACACATAGCATTGTGAAAAGATAGAGTTTACATTTATTGCTCCATCTCATATGAGACATTGTACTGCATCATTAATGATGGCTTCACTATGGGATCACACTGTGTCTTACAGTAATTTatttgaatacattttgggCACCAGTGAGAATATAAATGTTATTCATCCGTAAAAATATTTACCGATGTTTtcgttttttctttcatttattcagttttatttaattcacaGCTAAGATTTGAAGGTTTTACTCTGAGACTGAAgtgtgttgttttctgtttaaaacaacacaaaaaataagCTCATCAGGTATCCTATGAACTGGCAAATGGATAAAGGATGAACTCCTGGGGTTACCTTCCACCTAGTGGTTGCATGTGGTGCAGTTTCCTTTGTAGTTGAGCCATAGCCAGCTCTGTAGACAGCCTCCTGGCCATGCAGTCAGTGGTTGACTTTATGTTGTGAACTATTGTCTGGTCCACAGTCCTGTTCATATTTTCCTTCTGAAAACCCAACAACCTTAAGCTGAATAAGAGTCGTGTATTTCACATAAAAGACTCACAGAATCAGCTGATTATTTTGTGATGAGGGCATCCAAAGTGTTACCTTCATATTATTAAACTTTTTGAGTTACTTGCTCCCTTTTCAAGATGGACAACAGATGTTCttgtaaataaagaaaactgatGTGATTTCATCCTAAAAAATTAGACATTTGATCTTGCTCCTGTTGCATGTGTACGTAATATGTGTCCTGTGATCTTTTACTCTTTGAGAGCCACTTTTAAAAGTGGCTCTCAAAGAGTAATGACCTTCTGTTATtacttaattttatttatttaattaattatgttTAAAGGGACAGCATGCAGCTATTTTACTAATAACTAAATTTGGTATCATCTTCAATTCACTATGATGTTTGTGATGAATCAGTATAGTGGTTTATAGTGATGATCACTATAATGATTCTTTCAACACAGTTTTAATTAACTATAGCAAATAGTGTTACATTTATGGGTTGTGTTATTAGTGGTAGTTATACGTTTCTTTCACAGTAAAAGACTCTTCCTGAGTCTCAGAATTGATTGTCAGTGGTGCATATGCAGTGACAAGTGGTAATGGAAGTATGAGTACAGCACAGCTGACTATGAACACCAGGGCAACTACAGCTGTGTACATCACATAAATCTGTCATCAAATAAATCTCATCAATCTATCTTTTTCCTGTTATCTGGGCCCGGGTTGccggggcagcagcctaagcagagaaaccTCCCTCTCCCTGGCCACCTCTTCCAGCTTGTTTGGAGGAACATAAAGACATTCCCaagccagccgagagatataatctctccagcatgtcctgggtctgccccggggcctcctcccggtgggacatgcctggaacacctcacccaggaagCATCCTTATCAGATGCCTGAACTACCTCAACTGGTTTCTTTCGATGTGGAGAAACAGCAGCTCTAATCTGGACCCTTCccagatggctgaacttctcaccctaaacaaatttcccacgtgtgggactaataaaggttatcttatcttatcttatctatctctaagggagaggccagccacccctCGGAGGAAGCTTATTTCCCTTGCTTGTATCTGCAATCttgttcttttggtcactacacacagctcgtggccataggtgatcGACtagtaaattgagagctttgcttttacattcagctctctcttcatcaCAATGGACTGGTACAGTGTCCGCATCAatgcagccacagcaccaatccgtctgtcaatctcctgctcccttctcaactcactcatgaacaagaccccgagataattaaactcctccacttggggcaggaacttgtccctgacctggagtgggcactccactcttttccggctgaggaccatggcctcagatttggaggagCCAATTCTCgttcccaccgcttcacactaAGCTGCACATGGTTCCAGTGTGAGCTAGAGGCCATCACTCAATGAAGCCaaaagaaccacatcatctgcgaaAAGCTGAGACCACCCAAATGAAAGCCTTCCACCACTTGGCTgcacctagaaattctgtccatatgAATTacgaacagaatcggtgacacaaggcagccctggcggagcccatcacccactgggaacgagtccgacttattccTCGCTATGTGGACCAAGTTCTTGCTGTATAAGGAttgaatggcccgtagcaatgatTCAGATAACCCATACTCCTGATGCACGTCCCACAGGACACTCCGAGGGACatggtcgaatgccttctccaagtccacaaaacacatggagactggttgggcaaagtcccatgcaccctcaagtatccttgagaggataaagagctgctCCACAaccaggacgaaaaccacaTCTGCTTTTCAGCACCCttgcatagactttcccagtgaggctgaggagtgtgattccCCTATGTGTGTTGAAGATCCCACGGAAGGGGGCTTCTGCTGGGCACTATCCAGCATCCTCCCCCGCCAACTGATCCAATTCACCACCAgttggtgatcagttgacagatAAGCCCCTCTCTTTATGATAAAAAAAGTCTATCATTGACCTGTGGCCTAGGGTGTCCTGGTGctacgtgcacttatggacactcttatgttcgaacatggTGTTCTTTATGGACAAACTGTTGAATGCCCACAagtccaacaacaaaacaccGCTCAGGTTCAGATCGGGGAGGCTGTTCCTCCCAATCACtcccctccaggtctcactgtcaTTGCCCACATGAGctttgaagtctcccagtaggacaacagagtccccaGGTGGAGcagggactccaagaaggctgggtactgtGAACTGTCATTTGgtgcataagcgcagatgacagtcaggacacAGGAAACAAGCCCACTTTTGAATTgttctttgtctggtcctttct harbors:
- the fndc7a gene encoding fibronectin type III domain-containing protein 7, which produces MGTLQLKMLKLFFLLTFTGICLAQNDIRLSVFTVTSKSMTVQWSGHTGASSYKITATPKNSPERPVFAQFGGNTVMGSVNSLSPNTVYTMQLEAMDNNLRVLSSAKTEETTAPDVPSIGQAYSKNSDSITVEFTEVSGATSYILRAESKTGDFFKESTVSSSPGTIVELQPYTDYVLSVMSVNSGGRSQPSYPTEARTVVMAPNLNTSSPTNGTILVTWDPVKDAVLYTLVIIREGSSTRLKLNTTDTTVTFDDLEPGTTYCIKGTAWDSEGRTGDDVTACQITRPQSPDVTHVQVTPGRALGIAVFWSQVRGANLYLVWTSNGQNCSTENNYCYINPADCGQNHSVYVIAYNDAGPSSPSQPANYITYPCPPENIWVEEPRAGNCSVMWDGVPLVEYYMAFIKRDDGMETFCNTSVTTCPFSCMCGYTYLTTVFPYNQAGSSPYGHVRNYTTIPCCPQDVMIKLVSTETLEIMWTPVKGAELYETTAAQTKDVIHCNDTAPVCALSDLSCNTAYSVTVTPCSDLRGCNHTCKPQTHETAPCTPEILNMTQTNSSTYRIFITTPNTPNTNYTITATGRYDRQICQSMNSSCVLTQLPCGSVYEVTAVATTAVGKSLPGFSKTLETGPCCPMSVNVTQVTQAMTNVTWSPSTGARSFITSLTSPRGYAKCHTLDTNCLMGCITCGTNYSVNLEAISSTGQKSECKYRGFSSSACCPTGVKLYRRTNNTLRVYWRSLGPQIYNHTVELYGTGANYTCMAAAGSMYCDIQEETCGDVYTVVAAPVEKYGSKVTFCQPRTYSVPCPGSNAGMVISRARRSVN